A genomic segment from Chitinophaga niabensis encodes:
- a CDS encoding SRPBCC family protein, with the protein MTTTDYKSSLAVQATPEVIYSALTTGIAAWWSEDYSGAAAKVNDEFTVKFQGKNLIHMRVTELVPNKKVTWTCVNFFIDVDAPIHDKSEWIGTKVYWEIGPSKLDMLHEGLTQEFECYSFCSAGWDQFLGSLKDLLNGGSGSPYKA; encoded by the coding sequence ATGACAACAACAGATTACAAGAGCAGCCTGGCTGTTCAGGCTACGCCGGAAGTTATTTATTCAGCCCTTACCACAGGCATTGCTGCCTGGTGGTCAGAAGATTATAGTGGTGCAGCCGCAAAAGTGAATGATGAGTTTACGGTAAAGTTCCAGGGAAAGAACCTGATCCATATGCGTGTCACAGAGCTGGTGCCCAACAAAAAGGTCACCTGGACCTGTGTGAACTTTTTCATTGATGTAGACGCGCCGATCCATGACAAATCAGAATGGATAGGTACAAAGGTTTACTGGGAGATAGGCCCTTCCAAACTGGATATGCTGCACGAAGGATTAACGCAGGAGTTTGAATGTTATAGTTTCTGTTCGGCAGGCTGGGACCAATTCCTGGGAAGTTTAAAGGACCTGCTGAATGGTGGAAGCGGTAGCCCTTATAAAGCTTAA
- a CDS encoding MFS transporter gives MKKSIYIMALGAFGIITTEFGVIGIMPTIAKEFNVSIDTAGWLLSGFALTIALTGPFSVMLTSKINRKLMMCLVLGIFVLSNIMSALAPNFAVLMIARILPAFLHPVFWAVATVAASKQVEPKDAPKAVSVVLGGLSVAAVLGVPITTYVAELYNWQASFYLSGLINLIAFAGLVAYIPSMPVKENVTPENQLKILGKPQLWVNLVATLIMIAGMFATFGYLAEYLGKISHMSGGHISLMLLLFGTTGIVGNWLTGIALSKNVILTTRVFLLSLVAVHLMAYTFGGLFVPMAIIISIWGFIHTGGFLIGQTRSTSEAPEAPELAASLMVSFGNAGVTLGSLLGGFMIIHYGIQQVIWISIVLFAVAFGLTFVNVKKAIVTAEAEEEAIEELVFEEEPVLELSRD, from the coding sequence ATGAAGAAGTCGATCTATATTATGGCGCTTGGCGCATTTGGTATTATTACCACAGAATTTGGAGTGATTGGAATTATGCCAACCATCGCCAAAGAGTTCAATGTCTCTATTGATACAGCAGGCTGGCTGCTGAGTGGCTTTGCCTTAACGATTGCATTAACGGGGCCCTTTTCCGTGATGCTTACATCAAAGATCAACCGTAAGCTCATGATGTGCCTGGTACTGGGCATCTTCGTGTTATCCAATATCATGTCTGCCCTCGCACCTAATTTCGCGGTGTTGATGATTGCACGGATCCTGCCTGCATTCCTGCATCCTGTTTTCTGGGCTGTAGCTACCGTGGCCGCCTCTAAACAGGTAGAGCCGAAAGATGCACCCAAAGCAGTGTCTGTTGTGTTAGGTGGATTGAGTGTTGCGGCTGTATTAGGTGTTCCCATTACTACTTATGTGGCAGAACTTTATAACTGGCAGGCATCCTTTTACCTTTCAGGACTTATTAACCTGATCGCTTTTGCAGGGCTGGTGGCTTACATACCATCCATGCCGGTAAAGGAAAATGTAACACCTGAAAACCAGTTAAAGATATTAGGCAAACCACAGCTCTGGGTAAACCTCGTGGCTACATTGATCATGATCGCCGGGATGTTTGCCACCTTTGGTTACCTCGCGGAATATTTAGGAAAGATCTCTCACATGAGCGGAGGCCACATCAGCCTGATGCTGTTGCTGTTCGGTACCACCGGTATTGTAGGTAACTGGCTTACAGGGATTGCCTTAAGCAAGAATGTGATCCTCACCACCAGGGTGTTCCTGCTTTCTTTGGTAGCTGTGCATCTCATGGCCTATACCTTTGGCGGATTATTTGTACCCATGGCTATCATCATCTCTATCTGGGGATTCATCCATACCGGTGGTTTCTTAATCGGGCAAACACGCTCTACATCTGAAGCCCCCGAAGCTCCGGAACTGGCAGCCAGCCTGATGGTTTCTTTCGGGAACGCTGGTGTAACCTTAGGCTCTTTGTTAGGCGGATTTATGATCATCCATTACGGTATTCAACAGGTGATCTGGATCAGTATCGTGCTGTTTGCAGTAGCCTTCGGATTAACCTTTGTGAATGTTAAAAAAGCTATAGTAACAGCAGAAGCGGAAGAAGAAGCAATAGAAGAATTAGTGTTTGAAGAAGAACCTGTCCTTGAGCTTTCAAGGGACTAG
- a CDS encoding LytR/AlgR family response regulator transcription factor, translating to MLTAIIIDDEQKGRLALREKLHDYCPDVKLIGEAADGLEGLQLIREKKPAIVFLDIEMPRMDGFDMLHELPEKNFHLIFTTAYDQYAIKAIRYAAFDYLLKPVDIEELRSAIKRAGMQSQPHTNEKLEVLQQNLQTRQQLNKIAIPTLEGLLFFNTTDIVHLEAQSNYTNIYFTNAPKLIASRTLKEFEELLPSDIFFRTHHSFIINLHHIKRYIKGDGGQIEMQNGHFALLSRRKKDRFMEIWGGGAI from the coding sequence ATGCTCACAGCAATTATCATAGACGATGAACAAAAAGGGCGCCTCGCGCTCCGGGAAAAACTGCATGACTACTGCCCTGATGTAAAACTGATCGGCGAAGCGGCAGATGGCCTGGAAGGCCTGCAACTCATCAGGGAAAAGAAACCGGCCATTGTTTTCCTGGATATTGAAATGCCCCGGATGGATGGATTTGATATGCTGCATGAACTACCGGAAAAAAATTTCCACCTGATCTTCACTACGGCATACGATCAATATGCCATAAAAGCGATCAGGTATGCCGCATTTGATTATTTGCTAAAGCCGGTGGATATTGAAGAACTCAGAAGCGCCATTAAAAGAGCTGGCATGCAATCACAGCCGCATACGAACGAAAAACTGGAAGTACTGCAGCAAAACCTGCAAACCAGGCAACAGCTGAATAAAATTGCAATCCCCACACTGGAAGGCCTGCTCTTTTTTAACACTACAGACATTGTGCACCTGGAAGCCCAAAGCAACTATACCAATATCTATTTCACCAATGCGCCCAAGCTGATCGCATCCCGCACACTGAAGGAATTTGAAGAGCTATTACCTTCAGATATTTTCTTCCGCACACATCATTCTTTCATCATCAACCTGCACCACATCAAACGTTACATTAAAGGAGATGGCGGGCAGATAGAAATGCAGAACGGGCATTTTGCCTTACTCTCCCGCCGAAAGAAAGACAGGTTCATGGAGATCTGGGGTGGGGGTGCGATATAA
- a CDS encoding ligand-binding sensor domain-containing protein — translation MHKAVIYRKRIPLYGMYRYCLFIITLLYAQTLQAQTDSLRFSRLGMEDGLPDAAITAIVQDAEGFLWLSTTNGLSRYDGTTFRNFFHDSSKNSLPGNHIQNIMNYDADHLVIATTSGLSLLNTRTLQFRNFLVNSKPFMFSRDNNFRALAIDENKNIWAGTRTTLYCLNAELKALKTFRGYSEKDYNRLRMNYVSDIGVLQGNEILACLQREDETGELYLYDPQKDSLQKIQQLPHHPLRALNNAISTYWNIDEKGGVRIVQFLTDSLIYFNPLNQTRQATRLIFSNSSRRIESTMTRIINVGDQLRAIIFQSGGFVLLPPSFTGQPLHAYLPEISITAVKKDKDGNLWVGSTNGLYKAVGTAKGIRSVAINCDIDTTDWALEKISFVNDTVWLSSTPSGFFLFSKDLNMLDHVILKGRAYENITWYALQSNARDTLWLSTQSGMRWYHQATRTFGMLKEKGKPDAMDRHPILNAFKDSKGLIWMGIGFGNGVANYDPANRTFSHYPSKESGNPLPIRHAYVIAEDNESNLWMGNVDGVGLAYWKRNTNTFELIPQDYYSTFDNAAIFALLCNRRPTLWAATGNGLFRFHIPTRRFSKYTAADGLPSSSLTTITEDNKGRLWIGTSNGISCFLPEENKFMNFMYPIALPEPKVANMAYDSSSGKIFFITQHYLSCFNPDTLLASRPVLSLKITDVRIGNTPWPVQASYRIPYTQNDINLGFTAINFSDGRLNRYFYRIDDKKWIPVGNQRQVSFLNLPPGEYAIAIKAVNNSGIWSNETSIHFTILHPWWKKWWVLTVAILLAAAIITWLVKRQIRGIRNVAGLKQKMAETEMQALRAQMNPHFIFNCINSIDGLIQSNDKYHATVYLNKFAKLLRNILDSSRQNTVTLAKDLETLQLYIDLEQLRNENKFTVQIEADESLLQDDYKVPPLIVQPYVENAIIHGLKNRPDNEGRLFIRISHRQEHIEYLIEDNGVGRDAFKSSSRKQDNSYGMQMSRDRIRFFNNEENASVSVTDLKKGGKAAGTIVKVLLKIQ, via the coding sequence ATGCATAAAGCAGTAATTTACAGGAAACGAATTCCCTTGTACGGCATGTACCGGTATTGCCTGTTTATCATAACCTTACTATACGCCCAAACGCTGCAAGCGCAGACAGACAGTCTGCGCTTCAGCCGGCTGGGAATGGAAGACGGTTTACCCGATGCAGCAATCACCGCCATTGTACAGGATGCAGAAGGTTTCTTATGGCTCAGCACCACCAATGGGCTCAGCCGCTATGATGGTACCACGTTCAGGAATTTCTTTCACGATAGCAGTAAAAATTCCCTCCCCGGCAATCACATTCAGAATATAATGAACTATGATGCAGATCACCTGGTAATAGCCACCACTTCAGGCCTCTCATTATTAAACACCCGCACCCTTCAGTTCAGGAACTTCCTGGTGAACAGCAAACCGTTTATGTTCAGCCGCGACAATAATTTCCGGGCTTTAGCCATCGACGAGAATAAAAATATCTGGGCAGGCACAAGAACAACTTTATATTGTTTGAATGCAGAACTGAAGGCCCTGAAAACATTTAGAGGATATAGTGAAAAAGACTATAACAGGTTGCGAATGAACTATGTTTCTGACATTGGCGTATTGCAGGGAAATGAAATTCTGGCATGCCTTCAACGGGAAGACGAAACAGGTGAACTCTACCTATACGATCCACAAAAAGATTCGCTGCAAAAAATACAGCAACTCCCCCACCATCCACTACGTGCACTCAATAATGCTATCAGTACCTACTGGAACATCGATGAAAAAGGAGGCGTGCGTATTGTACAGTTCCTGACAGACAGTTTAATATATTTTAATCCCCTTAACCAAACCCGCCAGGCAACCAGGCTAATATTCAGCAATTCATCCAGAAGGATAGAAAGTACAATGACCAGGATCATAAACGTGGGAGATCAGCTCCGGGCTATTATTTTTCAATCAGGAGGATTTGTACTGCTTCCTCCATCGTTTACGGGCCAGCCACTGCATGCCTATCTTCCGGAAATAAGCATCACCGCCGTTAAAAAGGACAAAGATGGCAACCTTTGGGTAGGCAGCACAAACGGTTTGTATAAGGCCGTTGGTACTGCTAAAGGCATAAGGTCTGTTGCCATTAATTGTGATATTGATACCACTGACTGGGCGCTGGAAAAGATCTCATTCGTTAATGACACCGTATGGTTAAGTTCTACCCCTTCAGGTTTTTTTCTCTTTTCTAAGGATCTCAACATGCTGGATCATGTGATACTTAAAGGGCGGGCTTACGAAAATATAACCTGGTATGCTTTGCAGTCAAATGCCAGGGACACCTTATGGCTTAGTACCCAATCAGGCATGCGCTGGTATCACCAGGCCACACGCACATTTGGTATGCTGAAGGAAAAAGGCAAGCCCGATGCGATGGACCGGCATCCCATACTCAATGCCTTCAAGGACAGCAAAGGACTGATATGGATGGGCATCGGCTTTGGAAATGGCGTAGCAAATTATGATCCGGCCAATCGGACCTTTAGCCATTATCCCTCTAAAGAAAGCGGCAATCCACTCCCTATCCGTCATGCATATGTGATTGCAGAGGATAACGAAAGCAATCTATGGATGGGAAATGTGGATGGTGTTGGGCTGGCTTACTGGAAAAGGAATACAAACACTTTTGAATTGATCCCCCAGGATTACTATTCAACATTTGACAATGCCGCCATCTTCGCATTGCTCTGCAACCGCAGGCCTACACTCTGGGCAGCTACCGGGAACGGGCTTTTCAGATTCCATATCCCCACCCGCCGTTTTTCAAAATACACAGCAGCAGACGGCCTTCCTTCCAGTTCATTGACCACTATAACAGAAGACAACAAAGGCCGTTTATGGATAGGCACCAGCAATGGGATCAGTTGCTTTTTGCCGGAAGAGAATAAGTTCATGAATTTCATGTACCCCATTGCCCTGCCTGAACCCAAAGTAGCAAACATGGCATACGATAGCAGCTCCGGCAAGATCTTTTTTATCACACAACATTACCTGAGCTGCTTTAACCCGGATACACTGCTGGCCTCCCGGCCTGTACTTTCTTTAAAGATCACAGATGTACGCATCGGCAATACCCCCTGGCCCGTTCAGGCCAGCTACCGCATTCCATATACGCAGAACGATATCAATCTTGGTTTTACCGCTATCAATTTTTCAGATGGCCGCCTGAACAGGTATTTCTACCGCATAGATGATAAAAAATGGATCCCGGTAGGCAACCAGCGCCAGGTCAGTTTCCTGAACCTCCCTCCCGGTGAATATGCCATTGCTATAAAAGCCGTCAACAACTCCGGCATCTGGAGCAATGAAACCAGTATTCATTTTACCATCCTGCACCCCTGGTGGAAAAAATGGTGGGTATTAACAGTTGCCATTTTATTAGCTGCAGCCATTATTACCTGGCTGGTAAAACGGCAGATCAGGGGGATCAGGAATGTAGCCGGCCTGAAACAAAAGATGGCTGAGACAGAAATGCAGGCCCTTCGCGCACAGATGAACCCACACTTCATCTTCAACTGCATCAACAGCATCGACGGCCTTATACAAAGCAATGATAAATACCATGCCACCGTATATCTTAATAAATTCGCCAAACTGCTGCGCAATATACTGGACAGTTCCCGGCAAAACACGGTAACACTGGCAAAAGACCTGGAAACATTACAACTCTATATAGACCTGGAACAACTCAGGAATGAAAACAAATTCACTGTACAGATAGAAGCAGATGAATCTCTGTTACAAGATGATTATAAAGTGCCTCCACTGATCGTACAACCTTATGTGGAAAATGCAATCATACATGGATTGAAGAACAGGCCAGATAATGAAGGCAGGTTATTCATCAGGATCTCTCACCGGCAGGAGCATATTGAATACCTGATAGAAGATAACGGTGTAGGCAGAGATGCATTTAAAAGCAGTAGCCGCAAGCAGGATAACTCTTATGGCATGCAAATGAGCCGGGACAGGATCCGGTTTTTCAATAATGAAGAAAATGCTTCCGTATCGGTGACCGATCTGAAGAAAGGCGGAAAGGCAGCAGGTACTATTGTAAAAGTATTATTAAAGATCCAATGA
- a CDS encoding ArsR/SmtB family transcription factor: protein MDSKKFEKISKALSDSSRIAILEKFKKKKDDCLYCTEVHDFLDLAQPSISHHLKQLVDADLLIPEKEGRNLKYLLNQAVLDDYIKFLSALKC from the coding sequence ATGGACAGTAAAAAGTTTGAAAAGATTTCTAAAGCCTTGAGTGACTCAAGCAGGATTGCTATTCTCGAGAAGTTCAAAAAGAAAAAAGACGACTGTTTATACTGCACCGAAGTACACGATTTTCTTGACCTGGCCCAACCATCCATTTCTCACCACCTGAAGCAACTGGTTGACGCGGACCTTCTCATTCCCGAAAAAGAAGGGCGAAACCTGAAGTACTTATTAAACCAGGCCGTCCTGGATGATTACATTAAATTCCTTAGCGCACTGAAATGCTAA
- a CDS encoding SRPBCC domain-containing protein: MAEKNKSFRQEGNALIHTRLLNAPRELVWEVWTEPEHIKEWWGPNGFTLTHRNMEVKEGKAWDFIMHGMGRDWDNKIEYLEVVKPSLLRYRHGDGGGGLSFTVSVTFEEADGKTLLTMRSVFESEEVIAVLNKQVNAIEGGKQTLDRMGEYVERQYEIRKDS; encoded by the coding sequence ATGGCAGAAAAAAATAAGTCATTCCGCCAGGAAGGCAATGCACTGATCCACACAAGACTGCTGAATGCTCCCCGTGAGCTGGTATGGGAAGTATGGACGGAACCGGAACACATCAAAGAATGGTGGGGGCCCAACGGGTTTACCTTAACCCACCGCAATATGGAAGTAAAAGAAGGCAAGGCATGGGATTTTATCATGCATGGCATGGGTAGGGATTGGGATAACAAGATCGAATACCTGGAAGTAGTAAAGCCCTCCCTCCTGCGGTACCGCCACGGAGATGGCGGAGGCGGACTGAGCTTTACGGTATCTGTTACGTTTGAAGAGGCAGATGGTAAAACGCTGCTTACCATGCGTTCCGTATTCGAGTCAGAAGAAGTGATCGCCGTACTCAACAAACAGGTAAATGCCATAGAAGGTGGCAAACAAACGCTGGACAGAATGGGAGAATACGTTGAAAGACAATATGAAATCCGTAAGGATTCATAG
- a CDS encoding DUF3095 domain-containing protein, giving the protein MSDNNEQFYSRLPVNRIALSDLLTEDHLFYNVPGNWHVIITDIKSSTSAIRNGLHETVNLIATGSIVAVLNISYKVNISVPFFFGGDGATFIVPPSVVDTAMRALQLYRKNMRRDYDLELRAGTVPVKAIYALGHELKITKFSSSGNFAIPIILGDGLNYAEKVIKGEDYQLGELEAPDHELDLTGMMCRWDKVKPPENNFEVVTLLAIAAEGARQSTAYKKVISAIDEIYGMPQKRQPISVAKLKLKSTYTAIMQEMRMKSGNVKMFKLIQDWFTALLGFIYFRTQNGKNYLSRLVEMSDTLVVDGKINTVITGTAQQRLLLQEALNALEEVGEIRYALYVSNESVMSCYVRDLKDDHIHFVDGAEGGYTKAAGVLKLKMKKV; this is encoded by the coding sequence ATGTCTGATAACAACGAACAGTTTTACTCCAGGTTGCCGGTAAACCGCATTGCACTCAGCGATCTTTTAACAGAGGACCATTTATTCTATAATGTTCCCGGGAACTGGCATGTTATTATCACAGACATTAAAAGCTCTACTTCAGCGATCCGGAATGGACTGCATGAAACCGTTAACCTGATTGCCACAGGAAGCATCGTGGCGGTACTCAATATCAGTTATAAAGTAAATATCAGTGTTCCTTTCTTCTTTGGAGGGGATGGGGCTACTTTCATTGTACCGCCTTCTGTTGTAGATACTGCCATGCGGGCATTGCAGTTATACCGGAAGAACATGCGCAGGGATTATGATCTTGAATTGCGTGCAGGCACCGTGCCGGTTAAAGCTATCTATGCTTTGGGGCATGAACTGAAAATAACAAAGTTCAGCAGTTCGGGGAACTTTGCGATCCCCATTATATTAGGGGATGGCCTGAACTATGCGGAGAAAGTAATAAAGGGAGAAGATTACCAGTTGGGCGAACTGGAAGCACCTGATCATGAGCTGGACCTTACAGGTATGATGTGCAGGTGGGATAAGGTTAAACCGCCGGAAAACAATTTTGAAGTAGTGACCTTGCTGGCTATTGCGGCAGAGGGAGCCAGGCAATCAACAGCTTATAAAAAGGTGATCTCTGCTATTGATGAGATCTATGGCATGCCACAGAAAAGGCAACCCATATCAGTTGCAAAGCTTAAGCTGAAATCCACTTATACAGCCATCATGCAGGAAATGCGGATGAAGTCGGGCAATGTAAAGATGTTTAAACTGATCCAGGATTGGTTCACTGCGTTGCTGGGGTTCATTTATTTCAGAACACAAAACGGGAAGAATTACCTGAGCCGTTTGGTAGAGATGTCTGATACATTGGTGGTGGACGGTAAGATCAATACCGTGATAACCGGTACGGCGCAGCAGCGCTTGCTTTTGCAGGAAGCGTTGAATGCACTGGAGGAAGTGGGAGAGATCAGGTACGCGCTCTATGTTAGTAATGAATCCGTGATGTCCTGTTACGTACGTGATCTGAAAGATGATCATATTCATTTTGTGGATGGGGCAGAAGGTGGTTATACGAAAGCGGCAGGTGTGTTGAAACTGAAGATGAAGAAAGTATAA
- a CDS encoding T9SS type A sorting domain-containing protein produces the protein MKKLYLFFSLLLLTELSAHAQLQFYYDIPGGPAEVLDFKGNRLLFWRDGAYHIHQLNTPDIIDIPLNSPPAFAEKQIKRGWLTDSGAFITTASTIAGMVALYEWRGNALTEIEKQATSVEVGGNYALFTSWGYFYHKRPGEEVVRVSTNPGTFAVSPEGWYLYSINDTLYKYQNGSTTAFATGETTAERFLYVEIDQQQVLYMMEKAQQSPTLYLYNGITTDTVAILRGVHQQVFPKRQYHLNNGHVAFVSVDRQGIWPYSVAETNVYVRGADGGRRLGFQQIGARNVAYVYPEIWGVNDAGGLLVRKNDYMWQNGFHYTALDSASRHLIPIVWNGGLIPGIFYNHANWFASYADSLYRLFPASLKPVVTISANRNIINNNNDTVIISAHANAPGLFTFARDAAFTDLFRPESADSVLKLHPAALGKRENDIYVKLRIGDSTATDNIRILKTSLSGIPGKDFENKSAIIVYPNPFTTQFVVEGLEAAKRYKLTLHALNGTVLYTTFANGLHRFTVVPDVTLRKGIYFLEVFDLSTQKISGGSILLKM, from the coding sequence ATGAAAAAACTCTACCTCTTCTTTAGCTTACTGTTGTTAACTGAACTGAGCGCACATGCGCAATTGCAATTTTATTATGATATTCCCGGCGGCCCGGCAGAAGTGCTGGACTTTAAAGGTAACCGCCTGCTTTTCTGGCGGGACGGTGCTTATCATATTCATCAGCTTAACACACCTGATATCATTGATATCCCACTGAACAGTCCACCAGCATTTGCGGAAAAACAGATCAAACGCGGATGGTTAACAGATAGTGGTGCATTTATCACCACAGCTTCTACTATTGCAGGTATGGTAGCATTGTATGAATGGCGGGGCAATGCACTTACAGAGATAGAGAAGCAGGCTACCAGTGTGGAAGTAGGAGGCAACTACGCCTTGTTTACCAGCTGGGGTTATTTCTATCATAAACGGCCGGGGGAAGAAGTAGTAAGAGTGTCTACAAATCCCGGGACCTTTGCTGTGTCTCCGGAAGGCTGGTACCTGTATAGTATCAATGACACATTGTATAAATATCAGAACGGAAGTACTACAGCTTTTGCAACAGGGGAAACAACCGCAGAACGGTTCCTGTATGTGGAAATTGATCAGCAGCAGGTATTGTATATGATGGAGAAAGCGCAGCAGTCACCTACGCTTTATCTGTATAATGGTATTACAACGGATACGGTAGCCATACTGCGTGGTGTACATCAGCAGGTGTTTCCTAAAAGGCAATACCATCTTAATAACGGGCATGTTGCTTTTGTGTCGGTAGACAGGCAGGGTATATGGCCTTATTCTGTGGCGGAAACGAATGTATATGTAAGAGGAGCTGATGGGGGAAGGAGATTAGGCTTTCAGCAGATAGGAGCGAGGAATGTAGCCTATGTATATCCTGAGATCTGGGGTGTGAATGATGCCGGCGGGCTGTTGGTGAGGAAGAACGATTATATGTGGCAGAATGGTTTTCATTACACGGCGTTGGACAGTGCATCCAGGCATCTTATTCCTATTGTATGGAATGGAGGATTGATACCCGGTATTTTTTATAATCATGCCAACTGGTTCGCTTCTTATGCGGATTCTCTTTACAGGCTATTTCCCGCTTCGCTGAAGCCGGTAGTTACGATATCGGCTAACAGGAATATCATCAATAATAATAACGATACCGTTATTATCTCTGCACATGCAAATGCTCCGGGGCTTTTTACTTTTGCAAGGGATGCTGCATTTACAGACCTGTTCAGGCCGGAGAGTGCCGACTCTGTATTAAAACTTCATCCCGCTGCATTGGGCAAAAGAGAGAATGATATTTATGTAAAGCTGCGCATTGGGGATAGTACAGCAACAGATAACATCCGTATACTCAAAACATCCTTATCCGGCATTCCGGGCAAGGACTTCGAAAATAAAAGTGCGATCATTGTTTATCCGAATCCCTTCACCACACAATTTGTCGTAGAAGGGCTGGAGGCAGCTAAAAGATATAAACTCACATTGCATGCACTCAATGGAACAGTGCTGTATACCACGTTTGCGAATGGTTTGCACCGGTTTACGGTAGTGCCGGATGTTACTTTGAGAAAGGGTATTTATTTCCTGGAAGTGTTTGATCTCAGCACGCAAAAGATTTCCGGTGGCTCCATACTGTTAAAGATGTAG
- a CDS encoding NHL repeat-containing protein: protein MKRLTLLLLLFSCSGKKDNPAPPPPDKEMIVSTVAGSGTRGFVNGNAATAQFKTVWGVAVDKLGNITVADGDNNCIRRISASGEVTTMSGNATPGFVNGPLADARFYNPLGVAITTNSAGETLDIYIADVVNYSVRHLTAGLVRTLAGTGTPGFTEGSPALLRRPMGVAVNAQGTVYVADMDNHAIRAIAPNGNMSTLAGNGTPGAEEGTGAAARFSSPHGVAVDALGNVYVADYNNHRIRKITPAGVVSTLAGSTSGYQDGVGAAARFSSPRGVATDAQGNVYVADAGNHRIRKIRPDGTVTTIAGSTQGYADGPALQAKLDTPSSVAVDQNGNIYIGDSGNYRVRKISLK, encoded by the coding sequence ATGAAACGCTTAACCCTTCTATTATTATTGTTTTCCTGTTCCGGGAAAAAAGATAACCCGGCCCCACCACCACCGGACAAAGAGATGATCGTAAGCACCGTGGCTGGCAGTGGCACAAGGGGATTTGTAAATGGCAATGCTGCCACTGCACAGTTCAAAACTGTTTGGGGCGTTGCGGTAGACAAACTTGGCAATATCACAGTAGCAGACGGAGATAATAACTGCATACGGAGAATATCTGCATCCGGAGAAGTAACCACAATGTCCGGCAATGCCACACCAGGTTTTGTGAATGGGCCTTTAGCCGATGCCCGGTTTTACAATCCGCTGGGAGTGGCTATAACCACCAACAGTGCCGGTGAAACATTGGACATATATATAGCAGATGTTGTCAATTACAGTGTCCGGCATCTCACTGCAGGATTAGTTAGAACACTGGCAGGCACAGGTACTCCGGGCTTTACAGAAGGTTCCCCTGCTCTCCTCCGTCGCCCGATGGGCGTAGCTGTCAATGCCCAGGGTACTGTTTACGTAGCAGATATGGATAATCATGCCATACGGGCCATCGCCCCCAATGGCAATATGAGTACCTTAGCCGGAAACGGCACGCCGGGTGCTGAAGAAGGAACAGGTGCAGCAGCAAGGTTTAGCAGTCCCCATGGTGTTGCTGTAGACGCTCTGGGGAATGTATATGTGGCAGATTACAATAATCATCGCATCAGGAAAATAACGCCAGCAGGAGTAGTGAGTACCTTAGCCGGCAGTACCAGTGGCTACCAGGATGGTGTTGGTGCTGCAGCAAGATTCTCCTCTCCGCGTGGAGTAGCAACAGATGCACAAGGCAATGTATATGTAGCAGATGCAGGTAATCATCGCATCAGGAAAATAAGACCGGATGGCACTGTTACCACCATCGCCGGTAGCACACAGGGTTATGCAGATGGCCCTGCATTACAGGCAAAGTTAGATACACCCAGTTCAGTAGCAGTAGACCAGAACGGAAATATCTATATAGGAGATTCAGGGAACTACAGGGTAAGAAAAATATCCCTGAAATAG